Proteins encoded within one genomic window of Brassica rapa cultivar Chiifu-401-42 chromosome A09, CAAS_Brap_v3.01, whole genome shotgun sequence:
- the LOC103848980 gene encoding uncharacterized protein LOC103848980 codes for MAHTSSRTTIVFIVVALICAFVPAFSVEEAEAKSLWDTCLLKISPKCALDIIGVVFENLTITDACCHDLVQEGKMCHDTLIKYIAEKPHLVAHETEYLKKSDDLWTHCVSVSQTA; via the coding sequence ATGGCTCACACTTCTTCCCGAACTACTATCGTATTCATTGTTGTTGCTTTGATTTGTGCGTTCGTTCCTGCATTCTCTGTTGAAGAAGCTGAAGCAAAATCACTATGGGATACCTGTCTTCTTAAAATCAGTCCAAAATGTGCGTTGGATATAATTGGTGTTGTCTTTGAAAATTTAACCATCACTGATGCATGTTGTCATGATCTTGTACAAGAAGGAAAAATGTGTCACGATACTCTTATCAAATATATTGCTGAGAAGCCGCATTTAGTTGCCCACGAAACAGAGTATTTGAAGAAAAGTGATGATTTGTGGACTCATTGTGTCTCAGTTTCGCAAACtgcttaa